The Rattus rattus isolate New Zealand chromosome 8, Rrattus_CSIRO_v1, whole genome shotgun sequence genome contains the following window.
CCATAGTGTGGGGCTGAAAGGAAGCTAGACTCTTGCTCTCCGCTGCAGCAGCAGGTGACCTTCTCAGGGAGAAGAGTCAGGTCTACCCAGCCAGGCCCTGGAGAGGGCTGCTGCTGCAGTTTGCTGGATACAGTTTACCTATGGTGTGCCTCTCACTTACAAAGAGACATCTTTATGGCTTAGAGAAGCTTCAAAACATCCTGGTTAACAACCGTGTGAAACTCACTAATATTGTGCCTTGCACTGTGCCGCAGCATGTGCATTTGGGAGAAATAAGGGGGGAATTaagagaaataaggaaggaattcTTTGTATAAGAAGTGAGCAAGAGATTTTTCCCcctcagggccagtgagatgcctCAGTGGATATGTGTATGGTATTATAAGCCTGatgactgagtttgatccctgggacctataAAAAAGTCAGACATGAAAGAATTCACCTGTAATCCCATTGGTGAGAGGGGAGATGGAGTTAGGAAAGCTGTTGGGAAGCTTGTGGGTCAGCAGGCCTGAAGTCCATAGGGTGGGAGAAATATcgagagattctgcctcaaaaactaaggtggaaggagagaactaatctATAAATTTGCCTTCTGACCTTTAAATGTGTGCCGTGGCAtatgttcttacacacacacacacacacacacacacacacacacacacacacacacacacatcccagtaATAACGCAACGACAACTTCCCTCTGGAAAAGCCTTTGATCTGGCAGTAAGAAAACAATGTCATCAAGttctgaaagaagaagaaaaggaagaaggcacAATTTATTCAGGTCAAATTATTTTACAACTCAGTCTGCATCGGACAGTTGTCAGCTTAACCCTTAATATCGTTTAAAAAGTCACGATTACctgcaaaattatatatattctcaCGTCTAAAAATATATTGCTATATAGAGCAGGAGAGCTCCTCGCGCGCACGAGGAGACGTCTGTCTGTCCTTATCAGGTTATTGCAGCTCTGTTATTTACAAACATTTCTGACGCATTGTAGATCTAAAGGGATCTTTTCTCTCGTTTGGGCATGCGCGTTAAAATAACTGTATCACGGCTTTTCTTCCTAAGAACTTGGTGACTTTTCACTCCGTTTTCTTTTCATCAATAGTCACAttatgcttatttaaaaaaaaagagagagagagaccagctaTAAAAACGTACAAATTGCCCAAATGTACAGATTGACAAAAGATGTacaaattatactttaaaaaaataacaatgattGATTTGATAGTAAAACTGCATTTGTGACCGAGGTCAACTCGTTTATTCactctttaactttttaattatttatctttttaatactGTGAGATATAGGAAAAATAACTCTGCATAATTTATACAGTTAAGTTGCCTTCTGATTGGTTGACCTTGGTCTGGTGGTCTGACAAGCGCACAGCGCTTGCGAATCTGTCTGAGTTTAGAAATCCCCCTGACTTTTCAaagtcctgggactcactgtcgctaaaacacaaaaacaaaaacaaaaagttactTAGTCCACTGTCCTTCAggagtgtctgtgtttgtgttaaaCTTTCTTGGTTCATATTCTGACTATTTCTGGAGAGAACAGTCAGCCAAGCGCATATGGCCCATTGGGAGGAATTTTGTAATAGTCATGTCTtcttaaatatacacatacacacacatcttttaaatTCCAGTTGGGCAGGGACTTCACCAGCCTCCCAGCCGGTGTTCCAGTTGCCATCCGCTGAATTAAGTCCTCCTAAGAAAAGATTATAAACATCCTACCTTGATTTTTACTAaagcctcaaaccagaccaaccCTGGTCAAGTCCATGCATGATTCATTATCCTAAAAGGATGAGACCCGTGTGCTGATAAGAAACTGCTTTGGTCATAAaagaagaatacagaaaatgcaTACTCCATTCTCGGAATCATGGTATAACCGGTTCCAGTAACCTAAATATTTAACTCATTCAATGATAGGAGGTTGAGAATCCAAATTGGTGGACTGGCCCATggaaggatcttttttttttttctttctttctttttctttcttttttcttttgtaggtaGAGGAagcaaaagttctttttttttaaaaaaacatacacataatcatTTTTAGAAGAACAAGTACAAAGGTTCTATCCAAAGGAAAGAACATCCAGTTTTCTTATCTCTTCAAAGCTACAGCATCTTTTAGAGTCCAGAATATCCAGTAGAAGTGAGGGCTGGAACTTCAGCCAGAAGGCCAACTGGTGTTAAGTTCTAGTAGTAGCTGCCTAAGTGTGAAGGCACGTGGGTGTTAGGATGGCGGGGTACACTGGGGTTCGGGTAGATCCCTGCAGTGGGGGAGGTCCAGTATTGTGACGCTGCTCCAAAGAAGCTGGAGGAGGTGACAGGCATGGAGGATGGGTGGGGCTGGACAAAGTTCACCTTTTGTTGATGGGCATGGTAGGAAGGCATGTAGGAGATGTCAGAAGGATACTTGTACATTGATGTCTCTGTTGGATGTGGCTGCAGGGCTTGGGCAATGCCATGGAAGTCAAACTTGTAGGCATACCTTTTGCCATGCactttggtcataatgtttttatCATAGTAGTATCGGAGGGCCCGGCTCAGCTTATCGTAATTCATGTTGGGCTTGCTCTTCCGCTCTCCCCAGCGCCTGGCCACCTCATCAGGGTCCGTCATTTTGAATTCCCCGTTGGTCCCCTCCCAAGTAATGCAGCTGGCATTGGCGCTGTCAGACAGTAGTTCCAGGAGAAACTGCCACAGTTGGATCTGCCCACTTCCTGCAGTCagggaggaaacaggaggaagTAGTCTCAGTCCTGATTCTTAAACATGACAATTATTGTCCTTTCTcccgaaacaaaacaaagcaacaacaacaacaacaaaaagcccaaaacaaCAAAGCCTTTactggctgggcatggtggcgcacaccttcaATTCTAGAACTTGGGGAAGCACAGACaaatggatctctctgagttggaggctagccttgGTCTAGGAGTCCAAGACAGTCAGGGTTCTGTTACACAGAGTAAACTTGTCTGGAAATAAAAcaccgaaaacaaaacaaagcccaaacaaaaacaacaaacaaacaaacaaacaaacaaacaaaaagaaactattttctcTTATGCCAGAATCTCATGGAGACAACCCTTCTTTACGCTTtcctttagaaaacagaaatgggcATATAATGTTGTACATGTTTACAGGGCATAGGGTGATATTTTGACACGTGCACTTAGTGACTGACGATCACAGAGGGATAAGTCACACGCCCATCACTTCAAATGCTTGCTCATCAAAGGCTGGTTCGCTCATCTAGCTAGTTTGAAAGGTACACTACATGCTGCTCATCCTACTGCTGCCACCGAGATGAGCATATTAAGTGAGGTTAGATCTTAAGATTGACTGTCCCCAAGGCTGGTTGGTAATGTATGTTGGCTTTGTCCCAACAAGATGTCATGATCTTAGGGAAGCCAATTCTCCACACCCTTTTAAGATTTTTGACCCTCCTCGTCTACATAGACTTTTCTACCTAGACCTGAGTCACTATCTAATCTCTGCTTAGTACTGAAATCCCTCAAGCTATTAAACATTGGCCTTAAAGAGTGCCAAGCACCCCAGAACCTCTTGGGGGTGGCTGTGGGGAGTGGCAGAGAGGACCTCACGGAGTTCGGGTTCACTGTTCTCTGGCAGTTTCCTAGGGCATGGCTCTCAGTATTCAGTCAACCCAGAAGACTGTGGGCAGAGGTGAGGGTAACAGGAGGGATGCTGGACAGCTCGTCTGAGCTAGAGCGGTCTGGCTAAAGAGGAGGCCCAGTCAGCTTGTGTACCCTGAAGTTCTCCAGGTACCGCAGGTATGTGGGCCTGGCTTTCGTTGCCTTGAGCTCCCAATCTCCACAGTTTGGGTTTAGAAGAGCACATCTGAGAGTTATTTTTTAACAGCGAATCCTTAACGCCTTGTCAAGTTCGCTTTGTGTGCAAGTCTTTAgggacatacttttttttttttcaaagactgtATAACTACAGCACTCACATCAAAACCACACTACTTGGGGACATTTGTCCATGAGCCCTAGATGAGGAACAAGTGAGAATATCTTCCCTCACAGGGAACTTCTATCTGAGTCATTTGCCACGAACATGAACGTCTCTATGCAGAGATGTTTGTTCTCCAGAAACATCTTCTAGCAGTGGACACTGCTACTCATTAATAGGCCCTGCCTCTTGTGTGTGCACAATTGAGTATTTGACTAAGGAAACACATGCAGCCTCCAGACAGGTATCTGTCCTTAGGAGTAAAGTTTCTGTCCTCTAACAGACATAGCGAACGTTCTGGAAAGAAAGGCTTGCGAGTTAAAGTTAACTCACCAGGGTTTGCTAGGCGGCTGCTGGTGGGCCCCAGGATCTGATAAGGatctaaaagaagaagaagaaaaaaaagaagcttgcTTCATTCCTCATCAAAAAACTTGACAGCAGCATCAAGATGAAGGAAACCTCAACGGTTCCTACTTTTATCTCAGGGCCGTAGGAAAGCTTGATCCAAGACCTTGATCACAGTTACAGCCCAATCAACATGGGAGAGCGACAGAATCATTTCTTCACATTTGGTTCCTAAACTTTTAGATTATGCTGTCActgcccaccccccccccaaccgaATCACCCACATGTTTGAAAAGCATCTGGCTAAATTCAACCAGGCAGTGAAGGAGGCTTATTAAACTGTCTTAAAGAAGGTTCCGCAGTGATTACTAGACATTAATAGCTCTTTCTAATGCTGAAGACATTACACATGTCTGAGTTTTCTGATGGACTATAAAAAACCACCAGGTAGCCTGGGTTCTCATCCCAGCTATGCCATGAACTAAATCATGGTTTGGACAACCTCTGGGTATTTGTTTTCTCAGCCCCGAAGAGTGTGTTGGGCTGCTGGCCCTTTTACCAAAACTCTCTGTGATTCTAGGCTTGAAAATGTCAACACTAACCAGGATTTATATTTCAGCTATGAAATCACTACTTTCTAAAAGCACTGCCTCTTTTTCAATTATAATAGTAATTattatcaaattaaaaagaattaatttgaACAGTTCTTGAAGccttctggtctctctctctctctctctctctctctctctctctctctctctctttttactaaattttaatatttattttaatgaaactgAAATTGTTGGGGCAGGtattaaattttgttgttgttgttggaactCCTTTAAAATTTGCTCGACCCAACTCAGTTCTCACTTGAATTTCACCCTTTCATgcaatttctctttctatatttttgagTGGAAATGGAGAACCATGTTCGCCCACCCCAAAGCAAATAGCTTGTTCAGATCTTAATTCAGGGTCTTAATTAAGACAGTGGAGCTGAGTAGAATGGCTGTCTTCAGCTCTGTGTAGGGTCCTTCTGCGGGACCTTTCCCCAGAAGACAAGTGGCCAGAGGGGTAGCTGAACAGAGGACTCTGACTCAGAAAAGCATTATGTCAAGGTAGGTTGTCAACTTCCTGTTTGTTGGAAGCATGCAAGCAGGAGCAGAGGTGGAACCGGGAGTTGGGGGCAGGGCCTGGCTGGAGTTGGGCAGGGACAAGGGCAGCCCATCATAGGAGGTCATGCCACGGAGGGTATTATAGTCTGCAGTCCCTAAGTCATTTCTTTATTAAGGCTCTACAGGTCCATAGCTTCAAAAGAAGAGCACTTGTCTTAACTTAGTATTCGCTAGACAAGGGCATTCCTGTGTGGTTTAGGAGTGTAAAATGCCTGGAGAAGAAGTGGGGACTCTGCTTGTCTTTCAGCAAATCCTTTCACCCATCTgagtctctgctttcttctcctatGAAATAAGGTATTGCACTGTTTCAGTTGTAAGTGCCTTTTAAtggatcccccccaccccctggttCCAGGACTTGCTGCTTATTTCTCAGATAATCTCTCTGAAAGAAGAGACGATGTGTGAACTAGAGTTGCCTCTTGGTGTGTTTGTTCTAAGGTCTGTCAAGGATGTTAAATTTGTGGCTTCTCACTATTCAAAGAcgctacatggactgaccctgggctccaacctcacaggtagcaatgaatatcctagtaagagcaccaatggaaggggaagcccttggtcctgccaagactgaacccccagtgaacgtgattgttgggggggagggcggtaatggggggaggatggggaggggaagcccatatagaaggggaggggaagggattagggggatgttggcccggaaactgggaaggggagtaacaattgaaatgtaaataagaaatactcaagttaataaagatggggaaaaaaattgtGTCTTCTCAAGTCCTTTACATAAAATAGGGTATTTATAGATAATCTATGCCTATCAATCCATATTCCTTAAATCATCCCTAGATTACCAACAAGATACAGATGCTATGCCAATAGCTGTACTGTATTGTCGAAGGAACAGTGAGGACGAGAAACCAAGTCTGTCCACATTCAGTGCAGATGGAGATTCTCTCCTGAGCATTACTGGTCTGTGGTTGGTTAAATTCCCAGGCATAAAAGCCACAGATATGGACGGCCAACTGTACAGTTCCGGTCTACCACTGACTAACTCCACAGCTGTATAGCACACAAGGGAGAGGCTACAGACTGAGTCACATACCTGGCTGGGGCCGTTGCTCAGTGTTCTTGCCCATGCTCTGTGCTCCTCCAAGGGGAGGACCTgtggagaaataaaggaaaggtgGTAATCAGGTTTTCTTCAGTGACAGGAAAATGTCCCTGTCACATAACTCCCTGGAAGGAGAGTATGTGTACGCACTTTCACGGACTCATGGACACTTTTTATTCATGAATACTTGTCATACCGATATGTTGGCACTGATCTCCAGGCAGGAGAGTTAGCAGTGAAGTTACATTTTAACAGAAGGGACAACACTGAATAATGTCTGCTGATATGGGGTTGTACCATTCCTTTGAAATGAAGGACCTTGAGCTTCGAGATGGCTCCATGGCTAAGACTGTTTGCTGTATGAGGACATGGGCTGAGATCCTAAGCACCCATGTGTAAAAGCTTGATGTGGCTGTGCACATTTGTGACATGACATGTCCTGGGACTGGGGAGGTATTGGCACAGACAAGAAGATTGCTGAGGCTTGCTGGACAGCAAGGCTAGCTGACAAACGGTGAACTCCAGGGTTTAGTAAGAGACTTTGTCTCTAAGGGACCAGATGGAGAGTGATAAAGCAGGATACCCAATGTTTTACTTTGGTCTCTGTGTATATGCCTGGGTACATGTCTATACTGTATCCCCACACAAATAGATAAGGGAAGAAATAGGATCTTTACAAAGGTCTCTCCTAAGGAAGTGACATTTGAGCAAAGACCACCTGTTGTATGTCACTGTGTTTTGTGAGAGCCCCCTTCAAGGTTTCTCAAATTTgcctctctggcttcttcaaTTTTGAATGCATGCTGCTTTTTGTGTGATCTGTGGCTGGGTGTGACGAACACTCACGCTTCTGTCTTCAAACTGACCCCTTGTATTGTTCAGCACTCAATGCCTTCTTACAACTAAAGCTCTGGGGTCTGTCTTCATAGTGTCATTCACCATCCCTTTCTTATCTTTGGTCCACCATCCATCCTAAACTCCAGAAACCTGGGTTCCTCACAACCAGACGTACCACCCCGACTACTTCTCCAGGCTTGCCTGTCTTCCCCTGCTCCCTAGACCAAAACATGGCCTGTTTGTGTAGCGCTAACTCAAATGGTAGCACAGATACTCCGTCACACAGCCCGGATGAAGAGAGTCATGTGTATCTGTGATTTCTGTCTCTTGCCTAAATAGCTGGTCCTTGCCTGGCTCATCTTTGTGAGACTCACAGAGCTATGTGCTGCGTGCGGAGTGAACAAATAGGAACACAACCTCATTATTAACATAATCTCCCTtactccccctcctttccctgcaGTTTACTTCTTGGAGACAGAAAGGTGGACATGCTGGTTGAAGAGTGCCTCGCTCTCCTTCATTGCCCCTTAATTAAAGATGGGTGGATTTCAACAAGTCGTCAACTGATCAACTGATCATTGTAAGGCAAATTAATGTCTGTGACGCATAACAATTCATGGGTTATCTTTCGTGTCAGTCTCTCTAACTGGGGCTAGGGAAACTGGCATGACTAAGCCTTGTCACATGGAGAATATATGACCTAGAAATTCATCGTCCTGGCTGAAATAACCAAATCTACATCGGtcacttttcttttataaatcaaCTTGTCCCAAGAAACCTTCAGACTTTATGACTTCTAAAACCAAGTGCACATaatatagcaaaataaataaataaatacaaataaacctCAAAAGTCTGAGCAGCCCCTGCAAATTCACATTGATATCTAGTCAGACACCATGAAGAACAATGCTTGCTCTTAGTGTGTGTCTTAGGACCCTGCACCCACTTCCCAACTTCCGGCTCTCAGGAAACATTTTATTCCCCCAAAAGTCTTTTCCTATTTGCTTACTTTTGTTGATGCCGGAGTTCATATTGTTgctccatccccctctcctgaCAGAGTCATAAGAAGGGTCTACGAGAAAGAACAAAGGACACATCAGCTTTGTCTGTTCTGCAGGAAGGTTATATGACACTGCTCTCTTGGTGATCAGAGGAAGTTAAATTTATTTCAGCAGTAACTTGCTAAGCACCACTAAATTCCTGAAGCATAGTCTTCCCTGAGGAACCTTAACTCTAATGTCTTATTTGTCTAATCTGGGAGCTGGAGCAGTAGGAAGAATCCTGAACTTGAAGTTGGAGGGCTGACTCAAACTCTATCCCTGTGGTTATTTGTTGTGAGATGTGGGATGACTCACAGACCTTCCCTGATCCTTGTGGAAGTGAAATTATATGTGAATTATCTACCTTCTGGGAGTTATGCTAATGGTCAAGTGAGAACACTTGTGAGCTACCTTATAagattttctaaaaatttaaattaccataattcaagggaaaaaaaaaacctcttcaaCAATGCAAGGATGTTGGGCAGGGCTGAAGCTCTAAGGGGTAGTATCTGGATGAAGGTCCATCTCAAAGTCCAGGCCCATGACATTCCTGCAAAGCCAACTCCAGCCTCGCATACCTCATGACCCTGGTGCTATGGAATGACATTTATAAGTTTGACCACACTGTGGGCTGACCAAGGCTCTCAGACATTTCTGTAGGCAGGAAAGGGGTGGTGTCTGATAACtacacacagagaggaaaggcTAGAAATGTGTTGAGGACCAGGCCTGATCAGGGAATGAATCGACAGAGAGCTTTCAGCTAGGAGAGGCCGGCACTATGTGgaccctgaatttttttttcctttggttctttttttcggagctggggaccgaacccagggccttgcgcttcctaggcaagcgctctactactgagctaaatccccaaccctggacccTGAACTTTGACTCAGCTTTTCTGTTCCACAACCATGTTCAGAAACTACTTAAGTAACTGCCTGGAAACACTCATTTCCTTTCTCATTGTGAGAAACCCATTGAGACATGGCACAGGCCTACCAGAAGAGCTAAGGATACAGAATTATGACTTTCAAAGTCTTTCCCTGAACAACAAAGGAACCATAAAAACCATCTGAACAAATGGAACATAAACCTCATCAAACAACTGTCTGAGAGAGTAAAACACAAACCGTCCCCTTTGGCCCGCCGTGAACCTCTCAAACAAATTAGAATAaggaagggctgggaagatgggtggatggatggacggatggacagatggacagatggatggatggatggatggatggacggatgctTCTGATTGCCTGGCTTTACTATCACTGGCTAAGACAAACCAAAAGACAGGAAGTGCCCTTGTGGAAAAAtccacgtgcacatgcacattccTCATGGGTCTGGAAAAGTtagttcagtttttaaaattatagtgttCAGCAATTGgcacaaaaagcaaaacagagcatgggggagggggaggggtcaggctggagagggaggcagggaacagGACAAGGAGACATAACTCAACTCCTCTAAgttgcatgtttttatttttgacctattattttctttattcatgaaaacagatttttcttgttaaaaaataaatgaatgaatggtaaGTCAACTAACTTGGTGCTGAGCTTGGAATGAGGTAGGTAGCTTTATGAACACGTTCTGAGAGGGCCTGTGGTGTTCCACGGGGTACAGTCAGCTTTAGAATAAGACTCAAGCAACGGAGAGCAAGCTAAGTTTTGGAACATGATGTTCAGTCCGTCTCCTGTCAATTATTTGAAATCAACATTCTGAACAGTGTTGTGTGCATGTCCTGGAGAAGTCAGTTATATAAAACAAAGTCCCTGAATTTAGACATTGTGAAGTCTGTAAGATCACCAGGTATTGTGACCATGTGCGAAAGACATGGTTGAGGTGTCAGTGACGATTGGAGATGAAGGAGGGGAAGGTAAGTAGCTTTGGGTACCTTAGTGGGTGGTGCTGTGGTCATGGCTGATATATGGGGAtgtagagggagagaagaaaaggacaagAAAGGAAGGGCTGAGTGGCCATTCAGGACCTTGTGAGAACTAAGCTAGCATCTTAAGGGCCTTCATTATTCAAACAATAGGGCCAAGGGAGGTTCCCAATGTAGTGACTCCAGGAAAACAGAGAGCAAAGACTCAGGCAGTCCAGGTGCTGTGTGGAAAGCACAGGGACCTAAGGAGCGGAGGTCATTTTGTAAGGACAGAACAGAAGGGGATAAACTGGAAAGTAATAAATGTTAAGTGTCTTAGGATTATTACTGCTGCTGTGAAACACCAGGATCAAAAcaacttgggggaagaaagggtttgtttctgcTTCTACTTCTAGGTAACaggtccatcactgaaggaagtcaggacaggaactagaacaggaaacctggaggcaggagctgatgcaaagacaatgaaggagtgctgcttactggctggcttgccatggcttgcacagcctgctttccCG
Protein-coding sequences here:
- the Fli1 gene encoding Friend leukemia integration 1 transcription factor isoform X1, producing MDGTIKEALSVVSDDQSLFDSAYGAAAHLPKADMTASGSPDYGQPHKINPLPPQQEWINQPVRVNVKREYDHMNGSRESPVDCSVSKCNKLVGGGEANPMNYNSYMDEKNGPPPPNMTTNERRVIVPADPTLWTQEHVRQWLEWAIKEYGLMEIDTSFFQNMDGKELCKMSKEDFLRATSLYNTEVLLSHLSYLRESSLLAYNTPSHTDQSSRLNVKEDPSYDSVRRGGWSNNMNSGINKSPPLGGAQSMGKNTEQRPQPDPYQILGPTSSRLANPGSGQIQLWQFLLELLSDSANASCITWEGTNGEFKMTDPDEVARRWGERKSKPNMNYDKLSRALRYYYDKNIMTKVHGKRYAYKFDFHGIAQALQPHPTETSMYKYPSDISYMPSYHAHQQKVNFVQPHPSSMPVTSSSFFGAASQYWTSPTAGIYPNPSVPRHPNTHVPSHLGSYY
- the Fli1 gene encoding Friend leukemia integration 1 transcription factor isoform X2; the protein is MPGEALSVVSDDQSLFDSAYGAAAHLPKADMTASGSPDYGQPHKINPLPPQQEWINQPVRVNVKREYDHMNGSRESPVDCSVSKCNKLVGGGEANPMNYNSYMDEKNGPPPPNMTTNERRVIVPADPTLWTQEHVRQWLEWAIKEYGLMEIDTSFFQNMDGKELCKMSKEDFLRATSLYNTEVLLSHLSYLRESSLLAYNTPSHTDQSSRLNVKEDPSYDSVRRGGWSNNMNSGINKSPPLGGAQSMGKNTEQRPQPDPYQILGPTSSRLANPGSGQIQLWQFLLELLSDSANASCITWEGTNGEFKMTDPDEVARRWGERKSKPNMNYDKLSRALRYYYDKNIMTKVHGKRYAYKFDFHGIAQALQPHPTETSMYKYPSDISYMPSYHAHQQKVNFVQPHPSSMPVTSSSFFGAASQYWTSPTAGIYPNPSVPRHPNTHVPSHLGSYY